The Streptomyces sp. NBC_00236 DNA window GATACAGGCCGTACCAGAACATCGCCTCGGTATCCCCCGCCTCGGCGGCCTCACGCAGACGGCCGTCCTCGGCACGCTCACGCAGACGCCGGGCCTCGACGTCCGCACGCAGACCGCCGTCCTCGTCGCCGCCCGTCCCCTCGTTCCTTGAACTCCCCCGCATGAGACGCCCCTTACGCGTCAGTGGTGCGCCGATCGTGCGTGCTGTGAGACGGCGACGGCGGCTCGCGCGGTTCCGGCCCCGGCCGGCCGCACCGCAGGTGCGGATGGCGGGCGCGGGACGCCCGTCGGGTGGTCCCGCTCACGCACGGACAGCCATGAGGCCTCCCTCATCCCTCATCCCTCTCCCTGAGCCATTCCAGTACCTGCTGTGCGTGGGTGTTCGGCGGGAAGACCGGATAGAAGACGTGCTCGATCACGCCGTCACGGATGACGAGGGTGATGCGCTTGTACAGGGGCACCCCGTCGGCCCGGAAGGTGGGCAGCCCGAGCAGGGCGGAGAGCCGGAAGCCGGTGTCGGAGAGCATCGGGAACGGGAGCCGGAGCCGGTCCACGACCTCCTGCTGGTACGCGGTGTCCTGGCTGGACAGCCCGAACACATGGGTCACCCCGGCGGCCTTGAGGTCGTCGTGGTGGTCGCGGAAGTCGCACGCCTCGCTGGTGCACCCGCGTGCTCCGGGGATGCTGTTCCAGCCTTCGGGAAGGTCGGTGTCGGGGCGTCCGGTGAGCGGGTAGCAGTAGACGATCGACCGGCCCTCGCCCAGATCGTGCAGCGCGACGTTGCCCCCGGTGGTGTCGGGCAGTTCGACGTCCGGGACCGGGCGGCCCGGGAGATGGGCGGCCGCTCCGTCGTCCTCGGGGACGGGGAGGTCTGCGGGCAGATCGGTCAGGTGGCTCACGGTGTTCTCCTCGGCGCCCTCGGCGTGGGCGCGGCTGTTGCGGTGGGCTGCCTCGTGCGGATGCCGGGCCGGTACGGACCGGCGGGCGGTGAGTTCCTCGATCCGCAGCGCGCGACCTCACTGATCCTCATGGTCCGACGACCGTAAACCCTGCCCCCGGGGGCAACGTCAAGGGCCTGCCGGGCGAGGTCTGCCGGCCCCCGGCTCCGCGCCACGTCCACGCCCGCGGCGGGAACCACGAGGGCACCCGGCGGCGTCCTTTCAAGGACTCGGACGATCACCGACACGCTTCCAGAGGACCTCGCCTCCATGACCGCAACAGCCACCCGTTACCTCTACCTCACGCGCCACGGCGAAGCCTCACCGGACGAGAGCGAGCTGACGGAGAGCGGTCGACGGCAAGCGGTACTTCTGGGTCAGCGGCTCCGGGGCTGCCCTCTCACGGCCATCCACCACGGCCCCCTTCCCCGGGCCGCGCAGACCGCCCGGCTGATCCGTGAACAGCTCGACGGCGTTCCCCTTCAGGTGTCCGAGCCGGCTGGGGACTACGTTCCGTACCTGCCGCAACGACACGAGCTGCCTCCGGAATCGGCCGCCGCCATGGTCGCCCGCCTGGCCGGGTTTCCCGCCCAGGAGCGCGAACGGGGGCCAGAGTTGGCCCGGGAAGCCCTCGTACGGTTCACGGGGCCGGTGGACGGGGAGCAGCCGCGTCACGAACTGCTCGTCACCCACAACTTCCTCACCGGCTGGCTCGTCCGGGATGCCCTCGACGCTCCGAAGTGGCGGTGGATGGGCCTCTACCACGCCAACGCCGCCCTGACCGTGATCCGGTACGAGCCCGGCCGGCCCGCGGCCGTGCTCCTCTACAACGACACCGGGCACCTGCCCACGGAGCTGCGCGCGGCCTGCTTTCCGGCCGACCTTCACCTCTGAGGGTGCGTCGAGGAGGCGTATGCGTCGGCGGGGCGCGGCCTCGTCCGCGGCGGCCACTCCAACCCCGGATTACGGCCCGGCCGGATCCGGCCCCGCGACCACGGGCGCGACGCGCACCGATGCAGTGCGCCTCCTGCCCCGAGCAGGGGCAAGAGGCGCAGGAGCGTACCGGGGCATGGACGGCGGGCCCGTACGCGGGTGACGGCTATCGGCGGGCCCGTACGCGGGTGACGACTATCGGCGCTGCCGGCGTCCGCCCACGACCGTAAGGACGATGAGACCCACCCCGACCAGGGTGGTGACGATCCCCGTAAGAAGGAAGCCCGACGACGACGAGCCCATCTGCGAGAGCAGGATCATCAGGATGCCGAGGATGACCAGCATGGCCATATGCCGGGTATATCGGGACAGTTGACCGATCACGGACGAGGTTCCTCACTTCTGGGGACGGTGCCGCGTGACGGTAGCAGCCCCGGGCCGGCCGGGCCTCTTCCGGTCGTTGCATGATGCCGGGCCGAGATCGGCGTCCGAATTCCGGTGATCGGTCACGGCGCCCTTCACGCACGTGCCAGGCGCTTCGTCCGGGGCGCAGGGGTTCGGCCGCAGCCCTGGGCTCACCCGGGCGAGGAGTCGGGGGCGGGCGTCGCGGTGACTCTGTGTATACCGAGGGGGCGCGTCACGGTCCCGTGGCCCCGTGCATGCCCGAAGGGCGCGGGGCGATGGTGATTCTCGCCCCGCGCCCTCCGGGTGGTGGCTCAGCGCGCGGCGTGGCCGAAGGCGCTGCCGGCTGCGGGCAGGCCGCCGGTGCCGGGCTGGTACGTGGTCACCGTGCCGTCGGTGCCGCCGGGGATGACGTTGCCGACCGGCAGGGCGTACAGCGCACCGTAGGTGCTGGGGCCGTAGGGCAGGCCGGCGTAGAGGCGGGTGCCGGTGAAGTGGATGCTCTCGCCCAGGCGCTGGCCCGCCTTGGAGGTGCCGGGGATGCCGTCGCCGTCGCCGGCCTCGATCCACAGATCGTTGTCACCGGCCGCGCCCAGCATCGAGAAGACGTGGATCGCGCCGGATTCCTTCTCCGTGCCGATGGCCTCGCCCGGGGTTCCGACGGCGACGAGCAGGGAGGAGGCGGTGGCCACCTGGCGCGGCGCGGTGTTGATCGCGGTCAGGCTCTCGCCCATCCGGTCGCCGGTCTCCGAGGTACCCGAGACCGTGTCGTCCGCTTCGCCCTGCCGCAGTTCGCGCAGGTAGGTCCAGGTGTTGTCGGCGTTGATCCGCACCAGGACGGCCCGTCCGGCGTCCGCGTGGTCGACGCCGCCGGAGGCGGTGGTCTCGCCCGGCGAACCGATCGCCAGCATCGAGGTGGTGGCGCCGGCCGTGGCGGAGGCGCGGTACGCGGTCATGGCCAGGGCGGCGCCGAACTCGTCGCCCGTCTCGGCGGCGCCGCTCACCGCGTCGTTGCCCTGGTCGACACCGCCGATGCTGGTGGGCCGGCCGTCCGCGTCCAGGGTGTGGTTGAACAGGGCCACCTGGCCGGCGTCGGCTGCGGTGTCGAGGTCCTCGCCGGGAGCGCCGATGGCGAAGAAGTTCCCGTCACCGGTGACGGAGGCGCCGAACCTGTCGCCCGCCTCGGGCGCTCCGGGCACCCCGGTCGGCAGGTCCTGGTGGAGGGAGCGGCTGGTGTCACCGTAGACGTAGAAGGCCATCCCGGCGGCGTCCTCGGTGCCGACGGACTCGCCCGGTACGCCGATGAGGATCCACGGGCGGCCCGCGGCCGTGGTGCCGGCCGCAAGGGCCTTGCCCATGTTGTCGCCGGCCTCGGAGGCCGAGACGGAGAGTGCGCCGGTGCCCGCGCCCTGCTCGAGGTGCTGACTCTTCACCGCGCCGGTGCCCAGGCCGCCGGCGCCGCCGAAGAGTATGTCGACCATGCCGGCGTCCGAGGCGCCGTCCACCGCTTCACCCGGGGTCGCGACCACCAGGTCGGTGTAGCCGTCCTGGTTGTAGTCGACGGTGGCGAGCGCCTCGCCGAAACCGTCGTTCGCCTCGCCCGAGCCGGCCACCCAGTCCAGGTCCTGGTCGATCTGCGCGATGCCCTTGCCGGCGCCGTACACGATCCGGACGAGGCCGGCTCCGGCGTCGCCGCCCACGGTCGCCTTGGCGTCGGCGACGGCGATGTCCTCGACGCCGTCCCCGTTGAAGTCGGTGATGGCGGTGGCGCCGACCTTGGAGTCGATCCAGGACTTCAGGTCGTCGACGCGGGCGGTGACGCCCGCGGTGCTGGTCTGCGTCTCGTCGCTGCCGAAGCAACCGCCCTGGAAGGACTGGCTGTTCAGCGCCACCAGCTGTGCCGCGGTGCCGGTGCCGCGGAGGACCGGGCCGCCGGAGTCACCCATGCACGCGGCGGCGTCCTTGCCGGTGACGGCCGCCGTGGTCGCGGTGGCCGAGTCCACGGTGTAGGTGCCGGTGTGCAGGTTCAGCGGCGCCCATTCGTCCTTGGTGCGGCCGTATCCCGCGAACTTCAGCTCCTCGCCCGCGGCCGGGGCCGCGGTGGCCAGGGTGGCGGGGGCGACGTCGGTGACGGGCCGGTCGAGGCGGGCCAGGACCACGTCACGGTCGGTGCGCGGCACCAGTTCGACGATCTTGCGCTGGGCACCGGAGGTCGAGGTGAGGTCGGTGCGGCCGATCGTCGCGGTCACGTTCGACGCCGGGACCCCGGCGGTCACGGAGAGGCTCTGCGCCGGGTCGGCGGCGAAGCAGCTCGCGGCGGTGAGCAGCCATTCGGCGTCGACCAGGACACCGGAGCAGCCGCGGTCGTTCGCTCCGACGATGATCTGCGCGGTGTAGGCGTGGGTGGTGTCGGAGGCCGCGGAGGCCGGTCCGGTGACGGCGGCGGCGGGTACGGCGCACAGCGCGAGCGGCACGGCCACGAGGGAGGTGGCCGCGGCGAGAACGCGGGAGCGTCTGGTAAGGCGCATGGGATTCAGGGTTCCTTGCTGGACGTGGACGAGGGGTCTGCGGTGCTGAACAGGGCGCCGTCGGGGGCCCTGAGCGCGGCTACTTGGCTGCCCGGATCTCCACGAGCATGTGCTCCCGGCCCTCCGCGTCCGCGGACTCGCCCACCGGGGTCCAGGTGTTCTTGGTGATGTCGAAGGACTTCTCCTCGGTGCCGACGGTCATGTCGACGGTGGTGGAGTAGTCGTTGCCCTTGATCGAGTAGACGGCGGGGATCTCCAGGGTCAGCCAGCCCTCGTTGCCGATGACGTCGAAGCAGATCTTGGCAGCGTTGTCACGGGCCAGGAGCTCGAGCTGCCCGGTGCCGGTCGCACAGTCGGCGAGCGTGATGTGGCCGTCGCCGCGCTTCAGGACGAGGTTCTTCTCCGCCAGGATCTTGTCGGCCTGCGGGTAGTTGTAGTCCTCGACGGCATAGCCCGGGGTTCCGTCCGCGACCAGCCCGGGGGACGTCTCATGGGCGGGCGTCCCAAGGAATCCGGTGGTCATCGCAAGGATCGCGAGAGCACCGGTCGCCGCAGTGCCGAGAATCCTTACCGCAAGCCGGTTTCTCCGCTGCCGCACGGTCATTGTGCTGTGTCTCCTCATGGCATTCCTCAGTTCGAAACGGAATCACGGACATACGAAACAGGCCCTGCATCCAAGGGCTGTGGCGCTGCCTTGGGATGGCTCGTCCGACCCCGTGGCAAGGGTCATGACACTGCGTCATCGCGGTGGGCACCCGCCATGCCAGCACGAAGAAAAGGCCTGGTCCAGCGCCTTGATCCACTCAAAATCGGGCATTGACCGCGCACCGGATGTGACCTTCACCATCTCGCGAAAAGGTTGTACGGACAGTTGTGCGGGTCACGTAAATGCTTAATGTGCAGCCGAACTGAATTGTCCAGATACGGCTACGTAAATGCCTGCATGGCGGCCGAGTTGCATATCCGGGATACGCAACTCGGCTTTCCTCGGCTCGCGTTGATAGGGTCACCGGAATCCAGTGAATGCCCCCACCGCATTCCGTGGCGAGCCCTGCCCACAGGATTGCGACGGGCCTCACCCCACTGCCTTCGCGAGGAATTCCCTTATGCAGACAACGTTCTGGAGCAGACGCCGCGTGCTCGGCGCTCTCGCCGCCGTGACCGCCGTCGCGGCCACCCCTTCGGTCCTGATGCCGGCCACCGCCGCTGCCACCGAAGGCACCGCGCCCGAACCCGTACCGCTGCCGGACACCGACCGCGCCCGGGTCGTCGGCGCGTGGCTGACCGGCGGCAAGGCCGTCAAGGCCGCCGCCGCCGAGGCCCTCTACGGCGCGGAAGCCGACATCCAGACCTTCCTCGCCGAGACGCTGCCGAAGCAGACCGTGGAGGACAACCGGGTCGCGATCGTCCGCAGCCTGGACCGCGCGGGCAAGGGCCTGCGCCGGGAGGCCGTCGCCGCTCTGGACAACGGCGACACCTCCATAGCCGACTTCCTCAAGGACGGCTTCGGCCCCGCCATCCTCGAGGACCTCCAGGTCGCCACCAGCATCGTCGCGTCCACCGGTGACAAGGCGGTGGTACGCGAGGCCAACGCCGCCCTCGACACCGGCACCGCTCCGGCGCTCACCGCCTTCCTCGCCGACCAGCAGTACGACGCGCGCCTGGAGGACACCCGGGTCCAGGTCAGCGCCATGCTGATGTCCGGTGGTCCGGAGGTGCAGAAGTACGCGGACCGCGCGCTCAGCGGCACCGCGGCCGATGCCGAGTGGTTCATGGAGACCGGCCAGCACATCGCGCGCGCCCGCGACCAGGAGTCGGCGACCATCGAGGAACTGGTGGCCGTCGTCGAGCGCGAGGGCAAGCGCGCCGAACGCGAGACCAACCTGGCCGTCGAGGCAGGAGCCCGCGCCGAGACCGCCGCCGCGAAGGCCAAGGAAGCCGCGGAGAAGGCCGCCGCCGAGGCGTCCGCCGCCCAGAACGACGTACAGAAGTCGGCAGCCGCGGCGCGCAAGGCGGCAAGCGCGGCCAAGGGCGCGGCGGACGCCGCACGCAACGCCATCAACGCCTCCAACGCCGCGGTGAAGGCGTCCCGCCGTGCCTCCTGGGCGGCCGTCGGCGCCGCACAGGCCGCCTCGAAGGCGGGCAACGCCGCGGCCCGCGCCTACAACGCCGCGATCGCCGCGTCCAAGGACGCCGGCAAGACGCAGATCGCCAAGGACGCCGCGGTCGCCGCCAAGAACGCCGCCTCCAAGGCCCGTTCGGCCGCCGCCGCCGCTCTGAAGGCGGCCCTCGCCGGCGACGCGTGCAAGGCCGCCGGCAACTCCGCCGCCTCCGCCGCACGGAACTCGGCCGCCGCGGCCACCGCCGCCGCCCAGGCCGCCGTCGCGGCCGGTGCCTCCCAGGCCGAGGCCGCCGAGGCCAAGCGCCAGGCCGCCATCGCCACCAGCGCCGCCAACCGCGCCACCAACGCCGCCTCCACCGCCCAGGCCCTGGCGACCACCGCCGCGGCCGCGGCCCGCGCCGCCTCCGTCGCCGCCAACTCCGCGGCCGACCACGCCGAGAAGGCGGCAGCCGCCGCCGACGAGGCCGTCCTCAACGCGGGCAAGGCCATCGACTACGCCAACAAGTCGACCGCCCACGCCGGCGAGGCCGTGAAGGCGGCCAACCTCGCCACCCAGGCCATCACCGACGCCCTGGAGGTGGAGAAGAACGCCCGCGCCGCCGAGGCCCAGACCCTGGAGCAGGACAAGCAGCAGGCCATCGAGGAGGCCCAGCAGCTCGCCGCCATCGAGCAGACCGAGCTGTCCGACGTCCGCGAGAAGCGGCTGATGGCCGAGCGCACCAGCCAGCAGACCAAGGACGTCATCGCGAACGCGGAAACGGCCCTGTACTCCGGCGACATGACGCTCGCCGCGACCCTGGGCCGCAAGGCCGCGGTCGCCCTGATCGACGCCCGCGGCGCCCACACCCGTCAGGCGGCCCAGCACGCGCTGGCCGGTTCCGACGACGACGTCTTCGCCTGGATCGACCTCGACCGGTCCCTCGCCCAG harbors:
- a CDS encoding peroxiredoxin, which encodes MSHLTDLPADLPVPEDDGAAAHLPGRPVPDVELPDTTGGNVALHDLGEGRSIVYCYPLTGRPDTDLPEGWNSIPGARGCTSEACDFRDHHDDLKAAGVTHVFGLSSQDTAYQQEVVDRLRLPFPMLSDTGFRLSALLGLPTFRADGVPLYKRITLVIRDGVIEHVFYPVFPPNTHAQQVLEWLRERDEG
- a CDS encoding histidine phosphatase family protein is translated as MTATATRYLYLTRHGEASPDESELTESGRRQAVLLGQRLRGCPLTAIHHGPLPRAAQTARLIREQLDGVPLQVSEPAGDYVPYLPQRHELPPESAAAMVARLAGFPAQERERGPELAREALVRFTGPVDGEQPRHELLVTHNFLTGWLVRDALDAPKWRWMGLYHANAALTVIRYEPGRPAAVLLYNDTGHLPTELRAACFPADLHL
- a CDS encoding trypsin-like serine protease, encoding MRLTRRSRVLAAATSLVAVPLALCAVPAAAVTGPASAASDTTHAYTAQIIVGANDRGCSGVLVDAEWLLTAASCFAADPAQSLSVTAGVPASNVTATIGRTDLTSTSGAQRKIVELVPRTDRDVVLARLDRPVTDVAPATLATAAPAAGEELKFAGYGRTKDEWAPLNLHTGTYTVDSATATTAAVTGKDAAACMGDSGGPVLRGTGTAAQLVALNSQSFQGGCFGSDETQTSTAGVTARVDDLKSWIDSKVGATAITDFNGDGVEDIAVADAKATVGGDAGAGLVRIVYGAGKGIAQIDQDLDWVAGSGEANDGFGEALATVDYNQDGYTDLVVATPGEAVDGASDAGMVDILFGGAGGLGTGAVKSQHLEQGAGTGALSVSASEAGDNMGKALAAGTTAAGRPWILIGVPGESVGTEDAAGMAFYVYGDTSRSLHQDLPTGVPGAPEAGDRFGASVTGDGNFFAIGAPGEDLDTAADAGQVALFNHTLDADGRPTSIGGVDQGNDAVSGAAETGDEFGAALAMTAYRASATAGATTSMLAIGSPGETTASGGVDHADAGRAVLVRINADNTWTYLRELRQGEADDTVSGTSETGDRMGESLTAINTAPRQVATASSLLVAVGTPGEAIGTEKESGAIHVFSMLGAAGDNDLWIEAGDGDGIPGTSKAGQRLGESIHFTGTRLYAGLPYGPSTYGALYALPVGNVIPGGTDGTVTTYQPGTGGLPAAGSAFGHAAR
- a CDS encoding ALF repeat-containing protein, translated to MQTTFWSRRRVLGALAAVTAVAATPSVLMPATAAATEGTAPEPVPLPDTDRARVVGAWLTGGKAVKAAAAEALYGAEADIQTFLAETLPKQTVEDNRVAIVRSLDRAGKGLRREAVAALDNGDTSIADFLKDGFGPAILEDLQVATSIVASTGDKAVVREANAALDTGTAPALTAFLADQQYDARLEDTRVQVSAMLMSGGPEVQKYADRALSGTAADAEWFMETGQHIARARDQESATIEELVAVVEREGKRAERETNLAVEAGARAETAAAKAKEAAEKAAAEASAAQNDVQKSAAAARKAASAAKGAADAARNAINASNAAVKASRRASWAAVGAAQAASKAGNAAARAYNAAIAASKDAGKTQIAKDAAVAAKNAASKARSAAAAALKAALAGDACKAAGNSAASAARNSAAAATAAAQAAVAAGASQAEAAEAKRQAAIATSAANRATNAASTAQALATTAAAAARAASVAANSAADHAEKAAAAADEAVLNAGKAIDYANKSTAHAGEAVKAANLATQAITDALEVEKNARAAEAQTLEQDKQQAIEEAQQLAAIEQTELSDVREKRLMAERTSQQTKDVIANAETALYSGDMTLAATLGRKAAVALIDARGAHTRQAAQHALAGSDDDVFAWIDLDRSLAQGQDDRETTLHVATIGAPKVAEAAAAALESNDSLAVGDFLTSGMKRASDEELRVAINKIMADEAAGKAVKEAGNKALDANTTESLNYFFDHDYPLAVQEDDRVRANQLLVTAGAFTKAYAEVALEGPAWMLRNFITVIQYRTAQLDFDTATHVAAVRGAIAAAAKIAEKAQEDAALASKAAADARNAAAEAQEWAQKALDSAAKADDYAQQARDNATAADKSAADAQASATTAKNAAATARSASRSANYSANKAIDSARAAAASSAAAQRSAAAARASELAASADAKAAAAAYSQAKQIAADKKRAEEIAKAKAAALKAQEEREAKQDPANNDKNNQVNPNGTADGDADEWWNDAQFYADAANVVSIGAGFLAAGCALAAFVFPPALAAAGFFAGVSAGAGALGSLFTGIEHGFTSGAFFESAVGTGLSLVSFGAYKWVGAADKALGGGLVKPVVSKITDTGEDLVSGITKGLSDIWGLAA